Proteins from one Phalacrocorax carbo chromosome 30, bPhaCar2.1, whole genome shotgun sequence genomic window:
- the ECSIT gene encoding evolutionarily conserved signaling intermediate in Toll pathway, mitochondrial isoform X1 — MTWKRWPEGSAAHGGAQHRDPAWGGTPESGRDLRPLAHPHRPRGAMRLSWARALPRGLWGSWGPPQVARSLCQRSSRPAGDPAGQSWGDASGDTSGDASGDTSGDASGTPAWRDTARRAQDEDRGPAAFAAALAALEQAPGRRVGRLELVAAALAAMPALGVAREREAYHRLLRLLPRGPWVPRGPFQRMLAPFPRQQECGIQILEQMERYGVVPDAETRFLLLGIFGPHSRPMRKCQRLLYWLPRMRHVDPYPLPARLPPSGLATAHLGLRRIANDLDARITVYQRPVPDEGDDEGSVQPYIIVWGSQCWHGVLISLPTGAQSPDQQALLAQHGPAQPVFVEGPFPLWLRSTRLCYYVLRGDPLPPHLREEPPDPERSLYYPLTLDLDLERGPWDDDDFDVEEVEEGPVFALCMAGAGDRHTLSKWIAGLQEANPILGRTPVIFRLEDGDTPAGAPGGPPAPQLGAVPAPPVVLEAPGPPRGRSRSTGGDATGPGRGGGPGVPPTASEE, encoded by the exons ATGACCTGGAAGCGCTGGCCGGAGGGGTCGGCGGCACATGGCGGCGCCCAGCACCGCGACCCGGCGTGGGGGGGGACCCCGGAGTCCGGCCGTGACCTCCGACCTCTGGCCCACCCGCACCGCCCCCGCGGAGCCATGAGGCTGTCCTGGGCCCGTGCCCTGCCCCGGGGgctctggggcagctggggaccCCCGCAG GTTGCTCGGAGCCTGTGCCAGCGCAGCAGCCGCCCGGCGGGGGACCCGGCAGGGCAGTCCTGGGGGGACGCCTCGGGGGACACCTCCGGGGACGCCTCGGGGGACACCTCCGGGGACGCCTCGGGGACCCCGGCGTGGCGTGACACCGCTCGCAGGGCGCAGGACGAGGACCGAGGTCCTGCGGCCTTCGCAGCGGCGCTGGCAGCGCTGGAGCAGGCACCTGGACGGCGTGTGGGGCGGCTGGAGCTGGTGGCGGCAGCGCTGGCAGCGATGCCAGCACTGGGGGTAGCGCGGGAGCGGGAGGCCTACCACCGCCTGCTGCGCCTGCTGCCCCGTGGGCCCTGGGTGCCCCGCGGGCCCTTCCAGCGCATGCTGGCCCCCTTTCCCCGGCAGCAGGAGTGCGGCATCCAGATCctggagcagatggagagataTG GTGTGGTGCCGGATGCAGAGACACGGTTCCTGCTCCTGGGCATCTTCGGGCCCCACAGCCGCCCCATGCGCAAGTGCCAGCGGCTGCTCTACTGGCTGCCACGGATGCGCCACGTGGACCCCTaccccctgcccgcccgcctGCCACCGTCTGGCCTGGCCACTGCCCACCTGGGCCTGCGCCGCATCGCCAATGACCTTGATGCCCGCATCACTGTCTACCAG CGGCCAGTGCCGGACGAGGGGGATGACGAGGGCTCCGTCCAACCCTACATCATTG TTTGGGGTTCCCAATGCTGGCATGGGGTCCTcatctccctccccacaggcGCCCAGAGCCCAGACCAGCAGGCGCTGCTGGCTCAGCACGGCCCGGCACAGCCCGTCTTCGTGGAGGGTCCATTCCCCCTCTGGCTGCGCAGCACCCGCCTGTGCTACTATGTGCTGCGGGGGGaccccctgcctccccacctGCGG GAGGAACCCCCAGACCCTGAGCGCAGCCTGTACTACCCCCTGACCCTCGACCTGGACCTGGAGCGTGGCCCCTGGGATGACGATGACTTCGATGTGGAGGAGG TGGAGGAGGGCCCCGTCTTTGCGCTGTGCATGGCGGGGGCTGGTGACCGGCACACCCTGAGCAAGTGGATTGCCGGGCTACAGGAGGCAAACCCCATCCTGGGGCGCACCCCAGTCATCTTCCGCCTGGAGGATGGGGACACCCCAGCTGGCGCCCCCGGgggtccccctgcaccccagctgGGGGCGGTGCCTGCCCCGCCGGTGGTGCTGGAGGCCCCCGGCCCACCGCGGGGGCGCAGCCGCAGCACCGGGGGCGATGCCACCGGTCCCGGGAGAGGTGGGGGGCCGGGCGTGCCCCCCACAGCCTCGGAGGAATAA
- the CNN1 gene encoding calponin-1 isoform X2 yields MSNAHFNRGPAYGLSAEVKNKLAQKYDPQTERELRAWIEGTTGRRIGDSFMDGLKDGVILCELINKLQPGSVQKVNEPIQNWHKLENIGNFLRAITRYGVKPHDIFEANDLFENTNHTQVQSTLIALASQAKTKGNNVGLGVKYAEKQQRRFHPEKLREGRNIIGLQMGTNKGASQAGMTAPGTKRQIFEPALGMEHCDTMTIGLQMGSNKGASQQGMTVYGLPRQVYDPKYCGGPELLGEDGLDGLYNSQ; encoded by the exons ATGTCCAACGCGCACTTCAACCGCGGGCCGGCCTACGGGCTGTCGGCCGAGGTGAAGAATAAG CTGGCACAGAAGTATGACCCGCAGACGGAGCGGGAGCTGCGTGCCTGGATCGAGGGGACCACCGGTCGCCGCATCGGGGACAGCTTCATGGATGGCCTCAAGGATGGTGTCATCCTCTGCGA GCTCATCAACAAGCTACAGCCCGGCTCTGTGCAGAAGGTGAATGAACCCATCCAGAACTGGCACAAG CTGGAGAACATCGGGAACTTCCTGCGGGCCATCACGCGCTACGGGGTGAAGCCCCACGACATCTTTGAGGCCAACGACCTCTTCGAGAACACCAACCACACGCAGGTCCAGTCCACCCTCATCGCCCTTGCCAGCCAG GCCAAGACAAAGGGGAACAACGTGGGTTTGGGGGTGAAGTACGCGGAGAAGCAGCAGCGGCGCTTCCACCCTGAGAAGCTCCGTGAAGGCAGGAACATCATCGGCCTCCAG ATGGGCACCAACAAGGGCGCCAGCCAG GCGGGGATGACGGCACCGGGGACGAAGCGGCAGATCTTCGAGCCAGCACTGGGCATGGAGCATTGTGACACGATGACCATCGGGCTGCAGATGGGCAGCAACAAGGGCGCTTCACAACAGGGCATGACGGTGTACGGGCTGCCGCGGCAGGTCTATGACCCCAAGTACTGCGGCGGCCCTGAGCTGCTGGGCGAGGACGGCCTCGACGGCCTCTACAACTCCCAGTAG
- the CNN1 gene encoding calponin-1 isoform X1, translated as MSNAHFNRGPAYGLSAEVKNKLAQKYDPQTERELRAWIEGTTGRRIGDSFMDGLKDGVILCELINKLQPGSVQKVNEPIQNWHKLENIGNFLRAITRYGVKPHDIFEANDLFENTNHTQVQSTLIALASQAKTKGNNVGLGVKYAEKQQRRFHPEKLREGRNIIGLQMGTNKFASQQGMTAYGTRRHLYDPKLGTDQPLDQATISLQMGTNKGASQAGMTAPGTKRQIFEPALGMEHCDTMTIGLQMGSNKGASQQGMTVYGLPRQVYDPKYCGGPELLGEDGLDGLYNSQ; from the exons ATGTCCAACGCGCACTTCAACCGCGGGCCGGCCTACGGGCTGTCGGCCGAGGTGAAGAATAAG CTGGCACAGAAGTATGACCCGCAGACGGAGCGGGAGCTGCGTGCCTGGATCGAGGGGACCACCGGTCGCCGCATCGGGGACAGCTTCATGGATGGCCTCAAGGATGGTGTCATCCTCTGCGA GCTCATCAACAAGCTACAGCCCGGCTCTGTGCAGAAGGTGAATGAACCCATCCAGAACTGGCACAAG CTGGAGAACATCGGGAACTTCCTGCGGGCCATCACGCGCTACGGGGTGAAGCCCCACGACATCTTTGAGGCCAACGACCTCTTCGAGAACACCAACCACACGCAGGTCCAGTCCACCCTCATCGCCCTTGCCAGCCAG GCCAAGACAAAGGGGAACAACGTGGGTTTGGGGGTGAAGTACGCGGAGAAGCAGCAGCGGCGCTTCCACCCTGAGAAGCTCCGTGAAGGCAGGAACATCATCGGCCTCCAG ATGGGCACCAACAAGTTTGCCAGCCAGCAAGGCATGACAGCATATGGGACACGGCGGCACCTCTATGATCCCAAGCTGGGGACGGACCAGCCCCTGGACCAGGCCACCATCAGCCTCCAGATGGGCACCAACAAGGGCGCCAGCCAG GCGGGGATGACGGCACCGGGGACGAAGCGGCAGATCTTCGAGCCAGCACTGGGCATGGAGCATTGTGACACGATGACCATCGGGCTGCAGATGGGCAGCAACAAGGGCGCTTCACAACAGGGCATGACGGTGTACGGGCTGCCGCGGCAGGTCTATGACCCCAAGTACTGCGGCGGCCCTGAGCTGCTGGGCGAGGACGGCCTCGACGGCCTCTACAACTCCCAGTAG
- the ECSIT gene encoding evolutionarily conserved signaling intermediate in Toll pathway, mitochondrial isoform X2, whose product MTWKRWPEGSAAHGGAQHRDPAWGGTPESGRDLRPLAHPHRPRGAMRLSWARALPRGLWGSWGPPQVARSLCQRSSRPAGDPAGQSWGDASGDTSGDASGDTSGDASGTPAWRDTARRAQDEDRGPAAFAAALAALEQAPGRRVGRLELVAAALAAMPALGVAREREAYHRLLRLLPRGPWVPRGPFQRMLAPFPRQQECGIQILEQMERYGVVPDAETRFLLLGIFGPHSRPMRKCQRLLYWLPRMRHVDPYPLPARLPPSGLATAHLGLRRIANDLDARITVYQRPVPDEGDDEGSVQPYIIGAQSPDQQALLAQHGPAQPVFVEGPFPLWLRSTRLCYYVLRGDPLPPHLREEPPDPERSLYYPLTLDLDLERGPWDDDDFDVEEVEEGPVFALCMAGAGDRHTLSKWIAGLQEANPILGRTPVIFRLEDGDTPAGAPGGPPAPQLGAVPAPPVVLEAPGPPRGRSRSTGGDATGPGRGGGPGVPPTASEE is encoded by the exons ATGACCTGGAAGCGCTGGCCGGAGGGGTCGGCGGCACATGGCGGCGCCCAGCACCGCGACCCGGCGTGGGGGGGGACCCCGGAGTCCGGCCGTGACCTCCGACCTCTGGCCCACCCGCACCGCCCCCGCGGAGCCATGAGGCTGTCCTGGGCCCGTGCCCTGCCCCGGGGgctctggggcagctggggaccCCCGCAG GTTGCTCGGAGCCTGTGCCAGCGCAGCAGCCGCCCGGCGGGGGACCCGGCAGGGCAGTCCTGGGGGGACGCCTCGGGGGACACCTCCGGGGACGCCTCGGGGGACACCTCCGGGGACGCCTCGGGGACCCCGGCGTGGCGTGACACCGCTCGCAGGGCGCAGGACGAGGACCGAGGTCCTGCGGCCTTCGCAGCGGCGCTGGCAGCGCTGGAGCAGGCACCTGGACGGCGTGTGGGGCGGCTGGAGCTGGTGGCGGCAGCGCTGGCAGCGATGCCAGCACTGGGGGTAGCGCGGGAGCGGGAGGCCTACCACCGCCTGCTGCGCCTGCTGCCCCGTGGGCCCTGGGTGCCCCGCGGGCCCTTCCAGCGCATGCTGGCCCCCTTTCCCCGGCAGCAGGAGTGCGGCATCCAGATCctggagcagatggagagataTG GTGTGGTGCCGGATGCAGAGACACGGTTCCTGCTCCTGGGCATCTTCGGGCCCCACAGCCGCCCCATGCGCAAGTGCCAGCGGCTGCTCTACTGGCTGCCACGGATGCGCCACGTGGACCCCTaccccctgcccgcccgcctGCCACCGTCTGGCCTGGCCACTGCCCACCTGGGCCTGCGCCGCATCGCCAATGACCTTGATGCCCGCATCACTGTCTACCAG CGGCCAGTGCCGGACGAGGGGGATGACGAGGGCTCCGTCCAACCCTACATCATTG gcGCCCAGAGCCCAGACCAGCAGGCGCTGCTGGCTCAGCACGGCCCGGCACAGCCCGTCTTCGTGGAGGGTCCATTCCCCCTCTGGCTGCGCAGCACCCGCCTGTGCTACTATGTGCTGCGGGGGGaccccctgcctccccacctGCGG GAGGAACCCCCAGACCCTGAGCGCAGCCTGTACTACCCCCTGACCCTCGACCTGGACCTGGAGCGTGGCCCCTGGGATGACGATGACTTCGATGTGGAGGAGG TGGAGGAGGGCCCCGTCTTTGCGCTGTGCATGGCGGGGGCTGGTGACCGGCACACCCTGAGCAAGTGGATTGCCGGGCTACAGGAGGCAAACCCCATCCTGGGGCGCACCCCAGTCATCTTCCGCCTGGAGGATGGGGACACCCCAGCTGGCGCCCCCGGgggtccccctgcaccccagctgGGGGCGGTGCCTGCCCCGCCGGTGGTGCTGGAGGCCCCCGGCCCACCGCGGGGGCGCAGCCGCAGCACCGGGGGCGATGCCACCGGTCCCGGGAGAGGTGGGGGGCCGGGCGTGCCCCCCACAGCCTCGGAGGAATAA
- the ELOF1 gene encoding transcription elongation factor 1 homolog → MGRRKSKRKPPPKKKVTGTLETQFTCPFCNHEKSCDVKMDRARNTGVISCTVCLEEFQTPITYLSEPVDVYSDWIDACEAANQ, encoded by the exons ATGGGACGCCGTAAATCCAAGCGGAAGCCGCCGCCTAAGAAGAAGGTGACGGGGACGCTGGAGACACAGTtcacctgccccttctgcaACCATGAGAAGTCTTGTGACGTCAAGAT ggacCGTGCCCGCAACACGGGGGTGATCTCCTGCACCGTCTGCCTGGAGGAGTTCCAGACTCCCATCACCT ACCTCTCGGAGCCGGTGGATGTCTATAGCGACTGGATCGATGCCTGCGAAGCTGCCAACCAGTAG